From the Moorena sp. SIOASIH genome, the window TTGTCCCCGAATAAGATTTAAAGATGAAGTTACTTTACTATTCTCCTGCTAGCTATGGAGGACTAGCTGACTATGCCCATTACCAAGCTAATGCCCTTGTATCTGCTGGCGCAGAGGTAACGTTACTGACTACGCCCAACTATCCCGTAGGTAGGGGAGAAGCCTATGAGATTGTACCGATTTTGGATGATACCACGGCAAGTCCTGGGGTGCATAAACCAATGCCCAAGGTTCTTAAAGCAGGCTATCTTTCCTATAATCTGCTCACCAATATTGCTAGATTAACCCGTTTTATTGAAGAACATCGGTTTTGTCACGTCTTAATGGGTTCTTACCTGGAATACCTTGCTCCTTTGTGGGCACATCGCCTGAGGCGATTAGCCAATCGGGGAGTGGTATTTGGTGCAGTAGTCCATGATCCCGTGCGAGATTTTGTTCTGGGGCCTCAATGGTGGCATCGTTGCTCTATTGCAGCAGGCTATTCGTTTCTGCGGGAGGCATTTGTTCATGAAGCAATTGATTTAGATACGGTTCGCCCTATGCCTCAACTGCGCACAACAGTTATTCCTTGTGGTAGTTTTGAGCTTCCCCCAGCAAATCAATCTAGGGAAAAAACATGCAACTCACTTGATCTACCTCCAGAGGCTAAGGTGATGTTGTCCTTTGGCCATATTCGTCCTAACAAGAATCTCAACTTGGTAATTGAAGCGATGGCTCGTGTCCCTGATGTATATTTAGTAGTCGCGGGTAAAGAACAGTCTTCTAGTCAGCAACTTGCTCGTCGTTATCAAGAACTAGCTCAGGAATTGGGTGTAGCAGATCGCTGTCGCTGGCAGATTGGCTTTATTCCCGAAGGGGAAATTCCCAATCTCTTTGACATGAGTGATTTAATTTTGTTGACATATGATCAGACATTCCACTCTGCTAGTGCTGTTTTAAGCGTTGCCACACACCATCATAAACTTTGCTTGGCTTCTAGTGGAGAAGGACCTTTGAAAGAGGTAGTGAAAAAATATCAACTGGGGTTGTGGGTTGAGCCTAATAGTGTAACAGCGATTGTCGAGGGCTTAAAGTCATGGCTGGAAACGCCAGTTAAACCTTGCTGGGAAGAGTATTTTCGGGACAATTCTTGGCATAAAAATGCCCAGATTGTTCTTAGTGTTTTAAAAACTTAAACAAATCTGCCTATAAGTCCTAATCAGTGAATCCTAAAATTATTGCAGGTAGTTTGCTCAACTATCACTACAACCATTGCCTTAGTAACTGTCCCTCCCGTAAAATCCGCATTGCTTACCTCAAGGCATATTTAGCTAGGCTAGGAAAGGAAACATCGGTTCAAATGGGCTGTCGCTTTCTTAACGGGCGTAAAGTCTATTTGGGCGATCGCAACGTAATTAACTTTGGTTGTTTATTGGATGGTCGCCATTATCAAATTCACACTGGTAACGATGTTTCTATTGGTCCAGAGGCAACAATTTTAACCTTAGGACATAATCCCCAATCCCCTAGTTTTGCCGATCGAGGTGGAGATGTCATTATTGGCGATCGCGTTTGGATTGCTTATCGAGCTATTAT encodes:
- a CDS encoding glycosyltransferase family 4 protein; its protein translation is MKLLYYSPASYGGLADYAHYQANALVSAGAEVTLLTTPNYPVGRGEAYEIVPILDDTTASPGVHKPMPKVLKAGYLSYNLLTNIARLTRFIEEHRFCHVLMGSYLEYLAPLWAHRLRRLANRGVVFGAVVHDPVRDFVLGPQWWHRCSIAAGYSFLREAFVHEAIDLDTVRPMPQLRTTVIPCGSFELPPANQSREKTCNSLDLPPEAKVMLSFGHIRPNKNLNLVIEAMARVPDVYLVVAGKEQSSSQQLARRYQELAQELGVADRCRWQIGFIPEGEIPNLFDMSDLILLTYDQTFHSASAVLSVATHHHKLCLASSGEGPLKEVVKKYQLGLWVEPNSVTAIVEGLKSWLETPVKPCWEEYFRDNSWHKNAQIVLSVLKT
- a CDS encoding DapH/DapD/GlmU-related protein, giving the protein MNPKIIAGSLLNYHYNHCLSNCPSRKIRIAYLKAYLARLGKETSVQMGCRFLNGRKVYLGDRNVINFGCLLDGRHYQIHTGNDVSIGPEATILTLGHNPQSPSFADRGGDVIIGDRVWIAYRAIILPSVKIGEGAVIGAGSVVTKDVEPYTVVAGNPARFIKKRNPELDYQLHYHPWLL